Within the Mastacembelus armatus chromosome 10, fMasArm1.2, whole genome shotgun sequence genome, the region TATTAAATCAGATTTCttttatgtaaatttattttggTAGATTTTtagctgttgttggtttttattATCCCCAGAATAGAATATTGTGTTTAATGGTTTTTGACTTAAagaattatttaatttgtttatttatttggcaaAGAATTGTGTCAAAACTGTGACACAATATTTGTTTCGTCCCTCGTCAGCCGACACCAACATCCAAGTTTCTTCAAGGCTATGTAGGAGCTGTGACCAGTGCAGTCTCCATTGCAGTGAGTGATATCAGCATTGTATTTCAGGATAGGGAAATACTGAATATTATCTGCCCATCAGTGAGAGCAGTAACTTTAGTCACAGAgtagtcatttttaaaaacaagtccTAAATATTAAGTTCTTTAGCTAAAATAtgtactttcttcttcttcttcttcttcttcttcttttcctttccttttggTTGCTCCCTTCAGGGCTCgccacagcaaaaataaattcGAAATGCCCCTCATAAAAGTTTTAGCAGTACACTTCAGTATAAATGACTATGTTTTAGCTGcagtaaagtacaaattctAACACTATAAGTAGTTAATAATAGTGTTACTGCAAATGCAAGGAATCcttttactgtatattagtagttgtgtttttgtatttcatagGTGGGACTGAATGTGCTGATTCAGAAGGCCAACAAGTTGAGTCCTGCCACCAGAATGATAATACAGAGATTTGTCCCCTTCCCAGCTGTAGGTAGGTTGTCAAAGGACCCCATGTACCAGCTTTAACTTCTGTAAGAATTTATTTCGTAAAATTTAGTGTGCAGTGTTTTACTGAGATGTACAGCACGCAGCAGTGTTAAATTTTTGTGCTTAGCTTTGTTCTTAATTAGAGTATTTTTTGAAAGCATTTCATTAAATTCCTTTGGCCTGTGTCTGTATTTCAGATATATTTAGAAACATGTCTGAgctgcttttttctctctctctatcctcAGCCAGTGCAAACATCTGTAATGTGGGCCTGATGAGACACAATGAGCTGTCTGAAGGTATTGATGTGCTGGATAACAACGGGAAGGTGGTGGGATCTTCAAAAATTGCTGCAAGACATGTGAGTGGCTTTTTTTCATACTCAGCCTACTTGTTAATTGAATGGGCTGACGTGTTTATGCacctgaattgaattgaaaatgtgATGGGGACTAATAATAGGGAAAATGCACCATTTTCTGCTCAGCTCCTGTCACTCAGCACCCATCTGATctcatgaaagagaaaaattaaaTCCAGCTCATTGCAGTGTTTGAAATGAAGCGTATGCACAATGTTCTCATCTTTTTCCCCAGGCAATCATGGAGACCGCTTTCACACGTGTGGTCCTCCCGATGCCGATCTTTGTCCTGCCACCCATCATCATGTCCTACCTAGAGAGGTTTGTACAGATATACATTGGTGCCTTTTTTGAGCTGGGTTTGCAATTATTGTATTATGTTCATTACTGGTTTTTCTGCCAATTATTTCTGTGATCAGATAATTTTGTAATTAACTAAAGATGGCCGTGTCATACCCTGTCTTGTCTGAGCATCTGTTGGAAACCAAATGAAATAATACAGTTTATAGTgattcacacataaaaaaacttTAAGTgcaataacatataaaaaaactaACTGGGAACACATCTGCACTTTGACTTTAAActttcacacagacagataaGTCTCCCACCTACTAATTGTGAAAATAGCTCCCCCAAATCTACACAATGTTATAACCAGATCTAAAAATAACTCCAGGCTTTGCAAGAGTCTTTTGGGATCGATCCACACAGCAGGCTCATGTTTCCTTTTATCTCTGTCTTGACTTGCATAGGCTGCGATTCCTGCAGAGAAACCGCAGATTGTTGCTGCCCATCCACAGCATTGTGTGCCTCATTACCTTTGGCCTCTCCCTGCCTGTGGCCATCAGTCTGTTCCCCCAGATGTCACAGGTACAGTAGAGGAGATATTGTCAGATGAACTGCCTTTGCTGCTGGCCACACAGCCCAGGCAGCATCtggtataaaaaaaatctaattacatACACCCGGCTTGACATGCTCAGGCCTAACCCAAAAGCTTTTATTCACCTCTCATCTTCCAGATGTCTCTTCCCACATCTAATTAAAAGTCAGCATGATTTTCAGTGACTAAAGACATTGATGTAGAGCTAAAATTCCTACCTTGGGTTTCACCTCTTATTGCAGATTGAGGTCTCTCGCCTTGAGCCGGAGGTCGCCATGGCAACAGATTGCAAGGTGGTGACCTACAACAAGGGTTTATGATGGATGGCATGTTGttgcagaggagcagagaggacagGGAGCGAGGATGGAAATGAGGCTGTGTTGTGAATGGCTGTCAGGGACAAACTGCTGTAAGGTTCTTTCTGTTGACACATTTGGCAACTATCTGCTCCAATGTCAGGACTGTAGACCATCATGTACTAATCCAGGGTTTCTAAACCTTTTTTATGGTTTTCATGATCCATTTACTGAATTATGTTTCTGGCCATGCAGAAATGATGTATTTGTTACATCAATATTTTGACATTACTAATATATGATAGTGTTTTCCAGCTGTATTGTGActgctcctgtttgttttgagcCATTTTAACTAGGACAGAGGTCAATGACCAAAcctgttagcaaacagttgACTATTTATTCGCATGTTCAACAGATAAGGAAcaactttttcatttctttttgagGCATCTGATGGATTGAATTCCCTCTCTTTAATTATCTCCACCAACTTCAGAGAAAAAGATCTGGCTCTTTAACTTCTAAATGCCCCTCTGTGTTCACCAGATAGATACtaatttgtttctctgtcctgtAGTGCAgagcaggtagtgtacagtgggtttatTAGAGCTTTTCCATTGGAAATAGCTGCTTGCTGTAGCCAAAAATAAACCTGATGAGAGGTGAGACTGAAGGCTGGGAGCtggtaaacaaaaacagtgagagTCTGCAGAGTCAGTCTGGGTTCATCACATCAATCACTCTTCCCATGTAAGTGATCATGTGATCTACTGGTAATATATAAATCTGAATTTTATCTGCTGTAGTGTTTTATGCATTAGGTTGTATATCACCACATCCAAAGATGGAGCAGGACTTGCCTGTGTTGTTAACAGGCCAATATTTTGGTACTGTCCACAGGTTAGCCACTGCTTTTAAATCAGCTAACATTAGATTAGCCCATTATTCCTAAAGCACTGGTTCCCAAACTTTCTTCTGAAGCTACATGTGGTAATGTTGCATATCAGAGGCAgatctttttctttgttttgattATGGTTTGTGAACGGGTAAAAATCTTTTAGTTCTCAAAGAAAACCTGtagttgaaatgttttttttttttcaatttcccATTATGTTAATTATCTTGCAGTCCCTCATAAATGATGCAGGCCTTTGCAGTGGTCCCAAGCCCATTGGTTGGGAACCATAGTCTAAATCTACAAGTCAGAAGCTCTTTGTGGATTTGTATCAGAGGACTGTTTTAGAGCCTGATAAATGCTAGATGTTTTTAGGCTGATCATGACCAGCATGTGTACTGTGCAACACAAtgaacagctgaaaaaaagatttcagGCCGCTCTCATTGAGAAGCTAGAGCACAATGATAATAAAAACCATGTCCCAAATgatctgctgtttctttttactAGCAGCTGTCGGAATAAGCTGCTATTGTTGCATGCGCAATAAACTAATAAAGGCTGATATACAGTAGGGGCACAGTCAGGTTATTGGTCAGACTCTAGTGTGTTGTATTATTGTGCTGGAGCTGTTTGTCAAATGAAGCTCTGAGTGAAAGCTTCTTCCAATTATGTTTCTGACCCGTGGGAATATATTA harbors:
- the sfxn5b gene encoding sideroflexin-5b — protein: MAESAACPAFQLGRPRYDQGSFLGRLRHFIDIIDPSTLFVSEKQLKECIKLLDDYKHGSLPPGVSDLQLWEAQKIKQAIIHPDTGEKIFMPFRMSGYVPFGTPIVIGLLLPNQTVVSTIIWQWLNQSHNACVNYANRNATKPTPTSKFLQGYVGAVTSAVSIAVGLNVLIQKANKLSPATRMIIQRFVPFPAVASANICNVGLMRHNELSEGIDVLDNNGKVVGSSKIAARHAIMETAFTRVVLPMPIFVLPPIIMSYLERLRFLQRNRRLLLPIHSIVCLITFGLSLPVAISLFPQMSQIEVSRLEPEVAMATDCKVVTYNKGL